ACCCCAAGACTTATCATTGGGTAGTAATATTCTTAAAGAGTCAAGAAGTTTTTCATCAGGTTTTTCATCTAGCCAAGGTTGCAGCCCTTCATAAACAATTTCCATCGGGATAGGGTTTGAAAACTGTTCTATAAATCTTCGTGGTACCACTTCAAGCTTATAATGATGAGCACCCATAAGATCCTCAAATAATTAATGTAACAATACTATGAGATCCAGAACCCAGCCATAATGAAAGTTCGCGCTGTCGTTAATAAGAAGTATTAAGAATAGTTTAGCATAATGTTTACATCAATGCAGTCAAAAATTAGATTTTATTTTATGAATGTTCAACTTCATTTTTAGAATATTAATTGACAGTTAACAATAATTTATTGGCTATCTCTTTCCTTATTTTTGAATATCAATTATTATTATGTTTTAACAGCTGGTCATTAGATATTAGATTTAAGAAAAATCAATCAAAACATATAAATGAAATTATTACGAGTCTCATACTTTTTAGTTTTCTTAACAGCACTATCCTGTCAAACAGATTCAAATAAATCAAACACTATGAATAATATTATTTTTAAAGATAAAAACGGAAATACAATCAGCACAGCAGATCTTGAAAATGTGACTGGAGAAGTGCGATATGAGATTTTGGGTGATAGACCTATCGACCTCAGAGCAAATCAACTGCATCAAGAAGGCAGAGAACTTGGAGCTGCTGGCAAATATGAGCGTGCAATTCTAAAACTTAATGAGGCTATAAGGATTGAACCCGAATGGGCATATCCAATATATGATTTAGCATACACCTATTTGCTAATGGAGGATTTTGATAACGCCTATTTATATTATCAAAAAACTAATCAGTTAAAACCAAAAGGATTTTGGACTGTAAAAGCAGCTTTATACTCATTAGAAGGTGAGCGTTCAGGAATTTTTCCTAAAGGATTATATTTATACTATTTAAACATTGAATGGGCAGAATCAAGGGACGAAAAAATAAAAATAGCAAGAATAATAGTAGAGAGGGTACCAGACTATGCGCCTGCCTGGAAGGAACTAGCACACCTTCTTGAAGATTCGTCTGAGAGACTTTACGCAATTGAACAGGGTCTTTCAAAGAATCCAGATCCAGAGACAAAAGGAATGTTAATTTTAAATAAGGCTTCTATATTAGATATGCAGGGAAAGAAAGATCAAGCTATACAACTTTTAGGAGAACTTATTTTTTCTCCAGATGTAAGTAAAGGCAGTCTAGAGTTGGCAAAATTTTCACTTAAACGAATATCAAAAAAATAGAAGGATAGATAGAATAAATTTGCTCTGATAATGGAATTATATTTAGTCGATAATAATTATAGTCTTGTAAAAGAATTGGAAAATGCTTTTTCCAATTTTCCTGAAGTAAAAGTACATTATGGTAATATTTTAGATGTCGCTGAATTTGCTTTTGTCTCCCCTGCAAATAGTTTCGGCCATATGGATGGTGGAATTGATTTAGTCTATTCAAATTATTTTGGATGGGATTTAGAGAGAAAAGTGAAAAATACAATTGATCAACTTACTGATGCAATGTTACCAGTCGGTTCAAGTATAATTGTAGAGACTAATCATCCTAAGATTCCATTTCTTATTGTTTCTCCAACAATGAGAATGCCTGAAGTAGTACCCGCATCTAATGCTTATTTTGCAATGAGTGCAATATTAAAAATAACCCATCAAAATTCTGATAAAATTAAGAAGGTTTATTGTCCTGGTCTTGGAACTGGTGTCGGACATATACCATTCGATAAGGCAGCTAACGAAATGGCTAATGCTTATAGCAAATACAAACTTGAACATAAAAATTGAGCAGGTGGTTTTGCTTAAGTAACTTTTTGTTTCTCCCCTGCTAATTGAAGTTAGTAGAGATTACTTGCTAGCAATAAAATAATTTTTGACAATTTTGTGACAACTATGAAATTCCATCAATTTATTTTACTGTCGAATAATATCACGAAATTCGAAGTTGGCTGGAGCGGCTGATTATTTTGGGCATTCATTTTATATTTTGTGGTAAAGTTAAAACATCCACCTGTAACAGATATTTTGCCTTTGGATCGAAAAAAAATGTTCTCAGGATATGTAAGTTTCTTAATTTTTGTGATATCGTTTTCACCATCACCGCCTATACTTAATGTAATTGGCTGAAATGGTTTTATTTTTACTTCGTTGAAGTTTAGTTATTAAGAGTTATATGAAAATTAAAAACTTTAAAATTATCGCAATTAGTCTCATACTTGTTTTCATCTTTATTAGGTGTGAAAAAGACTATGATACAGTGATTGAAAATTACATCCCTGATTACCAAGTGAAACTTGTCTCCCCATCAGATTCTATTCAATATGATCAGGTGGATTCCTTAATTACAATAAGAATTGTATTCAATTCTGCCTCTACTATTCAAAGTGTTTATTGTGATGTATATGCTTCAGATAATTCCAAACTTAATACTTCACCTTTCTCACTTTTAGATAATGGTAAAATTGCAAACGGAGATGATGTTGCAAACGATGGATCTTTTGCAAATAAACTTCCGCTCAGCGAATCTTACCCAAACGGAATTTATAACATCAAATATTTTGTAACTGATAAATCAAACTCAACAAATCAAGTTGCATTAGGAACATTTAAGTTTGATAATGGACAAACCAATATCGCACCGATAATTTCTGATGATATTGTTGACCCAGACACAGCAATTGTAACTGACACCACTATAATCCTCACTTCAATAAATGTGTTCGATGAGAATGGATTATCCGATATTGATAAAGTATATTTTGTAGTATATAGACCAAATGGAACAACAAGCGGTGCTCAAAATGTTCTGTTTGATGATGGATTGGCATCACATGGAGATCAGACTTCCGGGGATGGAATTTATTCTCTTATAATTCAAATAACCTCATCAAATGCAAAAGGCACATATAGATTGGAATTCCAGGCGAAAGATCATGGTGGAAAACTAAGCAACATCATTAATCATTCTTTACTTATACAATGACAAAATATTTAATTCTTACTCTTACAATTATTTTAGCCTCAAGCAGGATTTCTGCTCAGCTTTCACCTGAAACATATTGGATGCAGACAGATGAAAAATCATTAGACAAAATCGTTTCGCAAAATCCATTAAGCAATTCAATCACAGATATTATTACAATTGGCGATACAGTTTGGCTCGGCACAAGTCGTGGTGTAAGTTTATCTGTTGATGGCGGAACAAACTGGACAAATTTTTACGGACAAACTGATTTTGGAACTGATAATAATTCCGCACTTGCATATGACTTCAACAACAGAGTTTTGTGGTGCGCCGGCGCTAAATCCACAGAAGTTACGGGCGGGCAGTCGCTTCCAGCAGGAACCGGATTAAAATATACAACTAATAACGGCGCAAGCTGGACAAGTATACCACAGCCTTTAGATGCTGAGACAGATACAGTTGAACAATATGGTATTAATCAAATTAGAGCATTGCCTGTTACGGTAACGATTCAAAACTTAGTTTATGATATTGCATTTACTCCAAACACAATCTGGATTACGACTTATGCTGGCGGACTAAGGAAAAGCACAGATAACGGACAAACCTGGAAAAGAGTAATTTTACCACCTGATTATTTAAACTCAATTTCACCAAATGATACCTTAAGTTTTTGCTTATCACCGGTTGAAGGAAATTTGTGTTCAGAAGGAAATTATAATCACAGAGCTTTTTCTGTAATCTCTACAAACGATAGTACATTATATGTTGGAACTGCCAATGGAATTAATAAATCAACTGATGGTGGAATAAGCTGGAAAAAATTTAATGCACAAAATCAACAATTACCAATTAGTGGAAATTTTATAACTTCATTAGCATTTAATCAAATCACGAATACACTCTGGGCATCTACCTGGAAAGCAAATGGTGAATCAGAATTTTATGGTGTAAGTTCAACCACTGATGGAGGCTTTTCCTGGACAACATTTCTAAGAGGGGAAGAAGCACATAATTTTGGTTTTAATAATAATGAGGCTATGGTTGCAACTGATAATGGAATGTTTCGAACCTCTGATAATGGAAATACTTGGTATTTACCAACTGCTATTGTTGATGAAAATGCAGATGTAAATACGAAGATTAGTTTACCAACGAATCAGTTTTATTCTGCTGGATCAAATAGTAGTTATATATGGTTAGGGTCAGTCGATGGTTTAGCTAGATTAGATGAAATATCTGGATCAATGTGGCAAGGAACCTGGAAAATATTTTTTGCGTCTCAGTCAATCGCATCCATTAATGAAACTTATTGTTATCCAAATCCATTTAATCCCCGACAGGAGATGCTTAAAATAAAATATAGCACTGATGGAAATGATTTAAATGTTACAATTCGCGTATTCGATTTTGGTTTTAACTATGTCAGAACTGTTGTTCAAAATGCTCCGCGTAATAGAGGTGTTGATGGTCCTCCAGATTTCTGGGATGGTAAAGATGAGAACGGAAATTATGTACCTAACGGTGTTTACTTTTATCGGGTTGATATCGGAGATAATGATGGTGTTTACGGAAAGATTTTGGTGCTGCAATGAGAAATGCTGTTAAACTTATAATCGTTGTAATTATTTTACTTTCAGTAAATAGTTTCACTCAGCCTAAATTTACAGATATCAATTCTAAAGCAGGCGCATTTAGCAGGATGGGATTTGGTGCAAGAGGTATTGGGATGGGTAATGCAATGTCAGCGGTTACATCTGGAAATCTCGTTTCATATTACAACCCTGCGCTGTCACCATTTCAGGAAAATAATTCAGCTCAAATTGGATATTCAATATTATCACTCGATAGATCGTTAAACTTTTTAAGCTTTACACGCAAGTTTGATTTTTACTCTTCCAAAGATACCTCTGCAGATAGAAAACCAGCCAGCACTGCCGGAATCAGTTTCGGAATAATTAATTCTGGTGTAAGTGGAATTGATGGACGTGATAATAATGGATTACAGACAGGAGAACTTTCTACATCTGAAAATCAAGTTTTCTTAAGTTTTTCAAATCGTTTTTCAAAAAAACTATCTCTTGGTATAGCCGTAAAATTTTACTACTATAAATTGTATGAAGAGATTACCTCAAGTGCTTTGGGTTTGGATATTGGTGCACTTTATAAGGTTAACGATAACTGGAATGTATCGCTTATGCTATCTGATATTAACAGTAAATATGATTGGGATTCAGCTCCTATCTACGAAAAAAAGGGATTAACTACTACCGATAAATTTCCATTACTTAAAAAAGTTGGTATAAGTTATTATAATCCAGAAATAAAACTGCTTACAGCTATTGAGTTTGAAAACAGTAATGCCGGTACAAATATTCTCAGGTTTGGTGCAGAGTACAATATTTTTGAAAATTTGTTTTTACGCGGCGGAATTGATCAATTTAATGTAAGTAACACAGATGCAGGATTGAAACCATCTCTCGGATTTTCCTATGCAACATCTTTTGGTGATTATATTATAGGAGTTGATTATGCTTTTATGATTGAACAATATTCTCCAAGCGATAGACATATTATTAGTTTGAATATTAACTTTTAAAACAACAACTAACCAATGTCACCATCGAACAATAATTAATTTATACAATGAAAAAAAATATTTTTAATAATTATCATCTCCAGCACAGTAGTTTTTTCACAATCGGCTGGAAATACAGGATTATCATTTCTTAAATATGGATTTGGTGCACGCAACATCGCAATGTGCGATGCCGGAACAGTGCTTTCAAACGATCTTACGGGATTGTTTTATAATCCTGCCAAGTTAGCATTAACAGATAAATCGGAAGCTTTATTTATGCACAATCAGTGGATTCAGGATTTTAGAAGTGAAGTAATTGGAGCTAAAACTTTGTTGTAGGGAATTCCACTTGCAGTTTGATTTAATTTACTTCTATTGATGGAATTGAATTGGGTGATTACTATTCTGCAGTTAGTAATAAAGAAAAAGCAATTGAATATCTTGAGAAAGCCCTAACATTAAGAGACAATCCTGAAACCAAAGGGAAATTGGAAAAACTAAAGACAAGTAAATAAAATTATTTCTTAGTTAAGTTTAGTAAGATTGAAAGCAAACCCCTGGCAAAATGGTGACAGATGAAAATTATTTTTATCAAATAATTAGTGGTGATTTTGTTGAATCAAAGAAAATGATTTTGCTGAAGTAAAAACAATCTTTAATCTTTTTATAAAGCCCCTATCAATTAAAGTTGGTATGGGGTTTTTATTAGTTGCTAATTTTTATCATTCTTTGACAATTTTATGACAACTTAGTTTTCTTGCTATATTATTATTAGAGTATAATAAATTCTTTGAAACACTATTATGTTAAATCAAGTAGTAAATATAACTCGGACTTCAGAAGTTTTTCCTTTGATAAGTCAAATTTTACAATGCACTATTTCACGGCTAAATTTTTTAGAATTTTCAATCGCCCTGATAATCTTTCTATTCAGCTTATATATGCTATTATCTTGGATTGCATTCATAATTTTTCCACCTATAAAAGATGTTAAGGGCGATGTAGTTCTATATTTTATTAAGGAAGTTTTAATAAATAAATCCTATGATGAATTATCTAAAGGTGGGAGCGAAACATTCAAGCTAAATGAAAAAATCACAGACAGAAATAATATAGATAATATTGAACTCATCGGAGTTTAGGAAGTAATAGAAAAAAAATCTTATGATGCTGGTACTGAATTAAAGACTTATGTTTTTCAAGAAGGGACAAGGCAAAAATCAAGAGTATTACATATCTATTTGAAGGACAGTAAACATTTAGATGAAGTAAGAAGAACAATTGATGAGTATAAGATTAAAAAACCAAATGATACTATATGGTTCCCATATAGAATGGTCTATCCCCCAAGATGGCGGAGGTGATGTTTGGTAAAGTTATTATTTTGTGGGCTGAAATAATTCTCACCCTACTTTTGGTTGTTAATTGGCTCCTGAAGCTAATTTGCGATTAAGGTTTAATAAAATTTTTAAGACAAGCCTACAAAAGGAAACCTGTTAATCTATTTGCTACCAGCAGATGCTTCCTCTATTGTGGGTATTGTTATCCCCTCCCTAGCCTTCCACTTTAAAATAAGTAACCCTGCAACCGAAGCTGCGGGCCTTTTTATGATAATATATTTTCATCTGTCTCTAAACTAAAATTATTTTTTTGCTTATCTAAAGACTCTCTATTGTTGGATATTCAAAACTATCAATTGCATCCTGTGCACTATGATACAGATTAAAGACACTGTAAAGTCCGGTTAATTTTATCAAAGCTAATGCACTAGCTGTAGGTTTTACGTACTTAATCTCTCCGCCCACTTCAGCTATCTTTTTTAGGACTATTACCAACGCACCTAAAAATGTTGAGTCTATATAATCACATTCACTTAAATCAATTATTATTTTTAGATTTTTCGATGAAATATCTTCTATTACAATATCCCTGAACTGCTGCGCTTCTTTAAATGTAGCCCTTGTAAAATTCAATTTATGCACTACTAAATCTCTAACTACTTCTCGTTTAAAGTCATCGTGACATATAAATCTTTCTTCATACATTGTCTTAATAGTTTTCAATTATTCTCTCCCTGTTGATATATTTTATTAATTGTTACAAATATTTAATAATAATTATTAATACTAATTGGATAATTTCGTTTCTTCTAATATCCCGCTCTTCCCTAATTGAATTGTTAGTACTTTTAGATTTGGTCTTGATACTTCGTGTGAATTGTAATGTGCTAAAAGCTCCTTTAACTTATACGCAAGGTCATCCGGTGCGGATGTGTAATATACAAGCCCTGCATCCGTTTGAAACTTAAGACTATACAATGCTAAGTTGTTTGGATGGTGGGAAGTATGGAGAAGCTTAACAAATTGATTAACAAATTTTTCATCTTTGTTAGCCACAAGATCGGAATTAGAAAAATTTAAGTGATACCATTTCATAATGCATAAAATCCCCAGCTAGATTAATAAAAAAAGCCAACTGTAAAAGCCTTAAGGCATAACATATATTCAATTTGTTTACATCATCTAAAATAATGCCAACTATTAAAAGTTAAAAACTTGAAACTATTTCCCAGAATAATAAATAATCGGATTAAGGATCTTTATTACTTTTAATAACATTTATAGATACTATTTCATCATTGAGAAATAATAGGAGCCTTGTTCCTCAACTTCTTAGAATACAATTTTTGTCGTTTTATTTATTATAAAATATTTTTGTTTAGTGTGATAAAAAATCATTTTTTATCAATTGTTTTAAAAAAAGAAGTTTACGAACCAGATTGCTCCCTATCATTCGCTCACAAACAATTTATTGTATTAAAGATTAAAAATAAAGAAATGCCCTTGCTTCAAATTTATGCAGGATTTGGGTCTTTTAAATGAACACCAGCTATTACTTATCCTGCACTGAATACTTATTTTAAAAAATGCACATTTGATTGTAGCTGCACATAAATCACCCAAACAGAAGCTTAACAATAAATAGAGCACCAAGCATTCCTGCAACATCTGCTGCCAATCCTGCGGCTAAAGCATGGCGTGTGTTTTTAATATTTACAGCGCCAAAGTAAACTGCTAAAACATAAAATGTGGTTTCAGAGCTACCAAAAAATGTTGAAACTAAAATCCCGATAAACGAATCAGGACCGTGTACAGCGATAATATCAGCCATCACACCTAATGAACCGCTGCCGGAAAGTGGACGCATCAGCGCCATTGGAAGCGCTTCTGCAGGCATTCCAAGTGGATCTGTTACAATCCGTAAAATTGGAATTAACCAATTATCCATCGCTCCGCCTGCTCTAAATATTGCAATCGCAACAAGCATTGCAACTAAATACGGAATAATTCTTATCGCAATATTAAATCCTTCTTTAGCACCTTCTACAAATTGCTCATATACTTTTACTTTTTTAATTACACCATACCCAACAAAAACAAAAATGAAAAATGGGATTGCAATAGTTGAGATAATCTGTACTAAATCTTTGAAGAATGTCGGCGGTAAAAAATTAAATGCGGAACCAATTGCAGATGATAAACCGGTTGTAAATGTCAAAATCAAAATTGTAATTAAGGATAAAACCGTAATTAAGAATTTAAGATTACTTTTAAACCAGCTTCCAAATCCATTTTTTTCGATGGGAAATCTTTCAAATAATTTTGCTACAGATAAACCAACTATAGTTGCACATGTGGATCCAAATAAAGATGTGGCAATTATTATAGTTGGATCAGCACTGCCGGCAGCAGCACGAATTGCAATTGCCGTTGCAGGAATAATTGTCATTCCAGCAGTGTTAATTGCTAAAAATGTAACCATTGAATTTGTTGCAGTGCCTTTGTTTGGATTTAAGCTATCTAATTCTTCCATCGCTTTTAATCCGAACGGAGTTGCGGCATTGCCAAGCCCAAGCATATTTGCAGAAATATTCATAACCATCGCGCCAACAGCCGGGTGATCTGGCGGAACTTCCGGGAATAATCTTTTAGTGATAGGTGTTAACCAGTTTGCAATAATTTTTATAAGTCCGGCTTGCTCAGCAACTTTCATAACACCGAGCCACATTGCCATAATTCCAATTAAGCCAAGTGCTATTTCAACTGCAGTTCCTGCAATGCCAATCGCATCATTAGTTACGCGTTTCATCGAAAGGAAACTAATTTTTTCAAAATAAACTTTTGATAAATATGTAACACTATCCTGCTTTGAATCAATCTTTGCCTGAGCCAAAATATCATCATCTTTACCGGATGCTTTTGCAATTCTTTTAATAAATTCAGGCGAGTAAGTATCTGTTTTAAGATACAGCTGTATTGCTTTTTTATCATCCGAAAAAGAGCCAACACCTTTTACAACAATATTTTCGGATTCATTTGCAGAAAAAAATTTATTGTAACTTGTCTTTGATACTTCTACCGCACAATCAAATCCCCCGCCCGCTTTGGGCGTTGAAGTTTTAACTGTAACTATTAATGGAACATCATTATTGTACGTATTTTGTGTGATGTCGGAAATATCAATGAAAAGTGCAGATGCAAGTCCAAGGAAGATTAGTGAGATCCAAACATAATTTAGCAAGGCAATTCTCCGTGTTGGTAGAAGAATAAATTAGAAAATGAGGTTAAATTCCTTCTTCGATCAGTGCTTTGATTTCGTTCGTATCCAAAATTACAGGCCTAAGATTTTCTAGTACTTCATATTCATCGACTTTGAAAGCCGGTGAGTATTTAAGACGATACAATTCAGCTATCTGATCCTTGAGTTTACTATCATCAACATCTTTTATCTCACCATTTATGGTAATGGAAGATAATCTGTAGGTAAACTCTTTTGATTTGTCTGATAACTTATCGCTGGATGAAACAGAAAAAGTACCCGCTGATCCATATTTTACGAGTTCAGTATTTTCATCACTGCTGTCTAAATATGTATAAATATTTTTATCAAGGTAAACAAAATTACAGGCCATCTGCATTAGCTTTTCATTTGCAAGCTGTATGCAAAGAATACCTGATGATGCTTGTACTATTTGCTTTTCAATTTCAGCGATGTCTCTTATTTGTGTTATTTGCTTTTTCATAATTTATCTTTTTTGTTCCCCTTAATAGATAATACATTTATTCGATAATCCTGAAAACGAACAAACCTTACAGTGTTTCAAGTTCTTTTCAGAATTCTTATTTCTAATTGATTTGACAATGTTTGAAATCTCATTTTCAAGCTGCTGCATTTCCTGTTTATCATAGTTAATGGTAACAAGCTCGTCGGGATGTTTTATAAAAACCAAACTGCCCTCAAAAGTGTCAAACTTAGTAAATAACTTGCTTGCAATATATAAATAAAATTTCAATTGCATTAAATAATATTCTGAGTGTTTTTTGATTTCATTCCTTTTGATATCATCGGTTTTATAGTCCAAAATCAATACTTTATTATCAGTAAAGATTATTTTATCAATTACACCGTGCAGAAAATAGTCCTGATCTGCTGCATAAATTTCAAATTCATTCTTATAATTATTCGATCCCGTAATCAACGAAAATATTTTGGATTTTTGAAAAGATGTTAAATCACTCTCCAATCTCTCGATTAACGTCTCAGATAATTTTTCAATTATTTTATTAGATATAAATTCTTCATCTATAAATTCAGTTATTTCTTTTGGATTGATAGATTTTTCCATCGCTTTATGAAAAAGTCTTCCGTATAAAGCAGTATCATAATCTTTAATTTCACTTTCAACTGATTCAAATCTTTCATCATCACTTTCAAATTCATTTTCTGTGTCATCATTTGTAAAGTATTTTTGATTTTTCTGTTTATCTGCAAACTTAAAATTCATATAATCAGAATTTAACTTACCAAAACCGTAATCATAGGTAAGCAGATATTTTAATGGACATTGGCTATATATAGAAACTTTAGATGCTGATATTATTTCTCCTTTTTCTTGTGAATACAGTGAAGTTATATTTAACTCAGATTTATCAAATTTCTTAGTCTCTTTTTCAATTTTAATATTTTCTATTTCAATGTTAGTCGTAATCGGAATTTTAACTTTTATTTGCTCTTTTCTATTTACAAATTTATCATTTTCTAATAGCAGCATTTCTAATTGATCAGTAATATTTATCTTCTCATTCTCAAATTTATTTTTCAATCCGGCTGCTAATAAGTTGATGAAAGAATCTTTTTTAAATCCGGCATCCTTTTTAAAAGCGGATGTAATATATAGTTCATCTTTAGCACGAGTTACAGCAACATACAATAATCTTTTAAGCTCTGCATTGTTTTTCTTTTCCTCAAAATAATTATGCATCAAAGCTATTGGAGCGGCAAGATAATCCTCAAAATAATTTTGATTTATAGGAAGTTTTGTTAGTAATCCAAAATTCTTATCAACTTTAACATCTCCGGATTTTATTGTATTTGAAATTCCGGCTTCATCTGTTTTGTACAAAAACACTACCGGAAATTCCAATCCTTTCGATTGATGAATTGTCATCATCTGCACAGCATTTGCGTTTGAAGTAATAGCTGCTTGCGGTTCATCC
The window above is part of the Ignavibacteriales bacterium genome. Proteins encoded here:
- a CDS encoding macro domain-containing protein; the protein is MELYLVDNNYSLVKELENAFSNFPEVKVHYGNILDVAEFAFVSPANSFGHMDGGIDLVYSNYFGWDLERKVKNTIDQLTDAMLPVGSSIIVETNHPKIPFLIVSPTMRMPEVVPASNAYFAMSAILKITHQNSDKIKKVYCPGLGTGVGHIPFDKAANEMANAYSKYKLEHKN
- a CDS encoding STAS domain-containing protein; amino-acid sequence: MKTIKTMYEERFICHDDFKREVVRDLVVHKLNFTRATFKEAQQFRDIVIEDISSKNLKIIIDLSECDYIDSTFLGALVIVLKKIAEVGGEIKYVKPTASALALIKLTGLYSVFNLYHSAQDAIDSFEYPTIESL
- a CDS encoding spore maturation protein — its product is MKRVTNDAIGIAGTAVEIALGLIGIMAMWLGVMKVAEQAGLIKIIANWLTPITKRLFPEVPPDHPAVGAMVMNISANMLGLGNAATPFGLKAMEELDSLNPNKGTATNSMVTFLAINTAGMTIIPATAIAIRAAAGSADPTIIIATSLFGSTCATIVGLSVAKLFERFPIEKNGFGSWFKSNLKFLITVLSLITILILTFTTGLSSAIGSAFNFLPPTFFKDLVQIISTIAIPFFIFVFVGYGVIKKVKVYEQFVEGAKEGFNIAIRIIPYLVAMLVAIAIFRAGGAMDNWLIPILRIVTDPLGMPAEALPMALMRPLSGSGSLGVMADIIAVHGPDSFIGILVSTFFGSSETTFYVLAVYFGAVNIKNTRHALAAGLAADVAGMLGALFIVKLLFG